The DNA window CTCATCGCCCTGTCCCGGGAAGGGATGCGTTCCATCAAGCGGCTGCGCTCGACGCCTATCCAGGCCGGCGACCTGCTGCTGATGCAAGGGACTCCAGAGGCTTTGTCCGGTTTTGCGTCCAAATTCAGCTGCGCGCCGCTGGCAGACCGCTCCCTTACCATTCCCGACAAGGGACGGGCAACCATCGCCTCCCTGGTGATGGCCGCCGCGATTGGCGGGGCCGCCTTTGGCCTCCTGCCTGCCGCCGTGTCCTTTGCAGCTGGGGTACTGGTGTTCATGGCGCTCTGGATTGTGCCACCGCGACAGGTCTACGAAACCATAGACTGGCCGGTGATCGTCTTGCTTGCTGCGCTAATCCCCGTGGCCGGTGCGATGGCGACTACGGGCGCTGCGGATTTTCTCGCGGGCCACATGCTTAACTGGATCGCTCAGGACAACGCCATCATTGCCCTGACGGCCATCCTCGTCGTCACCATGGTGCTGTCCGATTTCATGAACAACGCCGCGACCGCTGCAGTTATGGCCCCGGTGGCTATCAGCTCGGCCGCCCAGCTCGGCGTCAACCCCGACACTTTCCTGATGTCCGTCGCGATCGGTGCCTCCTGCGCCTTCATTACACCTATCGGACACCAGAACAATACGCTCATCCTCGGCCCCGGCGGTTTTCGATTCGGTGATTATTGGCGACTGGGCCTGCCGTTGGAACTACTGGTCGTTGCGGTAAGCGTGCCGATGCTGCTTTGGGTATGGCCGCTATAAGCCGGTGCGTTGCTATGCATTTGAATCCTTAGCTGAGCAGGTGCACCACCTGGGGTGGCTCTCCACCTCGTATTACGGGGGCCTCTCGAGCTCGCACCCGCTTTTCCTGCAACCAGTTTGCAAGGCGCTAAACGCGGGCGCATAGTCGTCTATCGCATACCGTTCCCCATCAGTAGTCGTACCTACCGTCGCAAGTTCTTGTTGTTCAGTTGATCTTGGTCAGTTTTTGCAGTGGTCCTGGGGCCTATGCTTGATATGTCGATATGTCGTCATCACAAGGAGTCGCGTCGTGGCCAAAGAAAACTCGCCCCCATCAAATCCTGAAGAAGAGCTGACGTCCAGGTTCCCGACTGCGTACTCTATTCTCTTTCTGCTCATCGTTCTCGTCGCGGCACTGACGTGGATTGTGCCGGCGGGGCAGTATGAACGGACAATGAATGAAGAAGTGGGGCGGGAAGTCGCGGTACCGGGCACCTATGAAACCGTCGAGCCTAACCCCCAGGGCTTTACCGATGTGCTGCTGGCACCCACGGCGGGTTTTTACGATCCCGACAGTTATGCGGCCAACGCCATTGATGTCGCCCTGTTCGTACTCTTCCTGGGCGGCTTTCTGGGCGTAATGAATGCCACGGGCGCGATCGATACAGGTATTCGCAGCTCCATGCACCGCATGGAGGGGCACGAGATATGGATGATCCCCATACTCATGACGCTGTTTGCACTCGGCGGCACTACCTACGGCATGGCAGAGGAAACCCTGGCGTTCTACGCCATTCTGATTCCGGTGATCATCTCGGCCGGCTATGACGCTGTGACCGGGGTTGCCGTGATTCTGGTCGGCGCCGGCATCGGTGTCCTGGGGTCGACTATCAACCCTTTTGCGACAGTGATCGCGGCCAATGCGGCCGACATTCCCTTTACTGATGGCATCGGCCTGCGGCTGGTACTGCTGGTCGGCGGCCTGGTTATCTGCGCAGCCTACGTCATGCGCTACGCCCAGCGGGTCAAGGCAGACCCGTCCCGCTCGGTGGTGGCCAGACAGAGAGACGCGCACCGCAAACTGTTCCTCCAGGGCCATGATGAACTGGACAACTTCGACCTTTCCGCCACCCAAAAAATCGCCCTGATCATTTTCGCGGTCACGTTCATCGTCATGATCTGGGGTGTCGCGTCTCAGGGCTGGTGGATGGCCCAGATGGGCGCACTCTTTCTGGGCTCTGCCATTCTGATTGGCGTCATAGCCCGCCTGGGTGAAAAAAAGCTGACCGGCAGTTTTGTCGACGGCGCTCGCGACCTGCTCGGCGTTGCACTCGTGGTGGGTCTGGCCCGCGGCATCGTCGTCATCATGGAGCAGGGCATGATCGCCGATACCATCCTCCACAGCGCAGAGACCACCCTGGGCGGGCTGCCAGAGCTGGCGTTTATCAATCTGATGTTCTGGATAGAAGTCGGCATGAGCTTCTTCGTGCCCTCGTCTTCGGGCCTTGCGGTTTTGTCGATGCCGATCCTGGCACCGCTGGCCGACTTCGCCAGTGTCGGGCGTGACCTGGTGGTAACCGCTTTTCAGTCCGCCAACGGGCTGGTCAACCTGATCAATCCCACGTTCGCCGTAGTCGTGGGCGGCCTCGCCATTGGTCGGGTCTCCTACGACCGCTGGCTGGTATTCATCTGGCCGCTGTTGCTGATACTGACGATATTCGTCAGCGTAGTGCTCAGCATCGGCGTGTATCTTTGATCTCCGGCACAATTTGATCTCCAGCAGAATAGGTAGAGCGATGACGGAACATACCCTTGGCGTGCACTCGGAAACCGGTACTCTACGGCAGGTAATTGTCTGTCGCCCGGGCCTGGCGCACAGGCGCTTGACGCCTTCCAACTGCGATGCCCTGCTGTTCGATGATGTGTTCTGGGTCAAGCAGGCCCAGAAAGATCACGACATTTTCGCCGGCCTGATGCGCGAGCGCGGGGTTGACGTTCTGGACGTTAACGAGCTGCTGGCTGAAACCCTCGATATTACCGAGGCACGCGCCTGGATTCTGGATCACCGGATCACCTGGAACACCATCGGCGTCGGCATGGTGTCCGATCTTCGCGCCTGGATGGACGAATTGCCGGGGCAGACATTGGCGGAATTCCTGATCGGTGGGCTGGAGGTGGGCGACCTGCCATTCAACCCGACCGGCCTGTTCGGCAATCACCTGGGCCGCCACGGTTTTGTGCTGCCGCCCCTGCCGAACTTTCTTTTCACCCGGGACAACAGCGCCTGGATCTACGGTGGCGTGACGCTCAACCCCATGTACTGGGCCGCGCGCAAACCGGAAACCCTGCTGATGAGCGGCATCTACCGCTACCACCCCCAGTTCGCGGGCAAGGTCAGCGTCCACTGGGGCGACCCCCTCAAGGACCAGGCCCTGGCGACCCTTGAGGGCGGCGACATCATGCCGGTTGGCAACGGTGCGGTTCTGGTGGGTATGGGTGAGCGCTCCTCCCCCCAGGCCATCGGTCAGCTGGCCAAGGCGCTGTTTGCCAACGGTACCGCCGAGCGTGTCATCGCCTGCCAGATCCCCAAGACGCGCTCAGCGATGCATCTGGATACCGTGTTTACCTTCTGTGGCGGCAATGTCGTAACCACCTTCAAGGAAGTCGCCGACCAGATGGTCTGCTACGACCTGCGCCCCGGCGAGGGTGACAAGCACCTGTCTTTCCAGCAGGACCCACGACCGCTGTTCGAGGTTGTCGCGGACATCCTTGGCTATCCGTCGCTGGAGGTCATCCCAACCGGCGGCAATACACCGGCCGAGCGAGAGCGGGAACAGTGGAATGATGGCAACAATGTACTGGCCCTGAGCCCGGGCGTAGTTATCGGTTACGACCGCAACGACGACACCAACGCCGCCCTGGAGGCGGCCGGCATTGAGGTGCTGGCGATCCCTGGGGCCGAACTGGGCCGGGGTCGGGGCGGCGGACGTTGCATGAGTTGCCCGACTATTCGTGACGCGGTCTGACTTTGACTCAGGAAGGAACAGAACAATGGCATTCAATCTCAAAAACAGGCACTTCCTCACCCTGCGGGACTTCACCCCCCGTGAAATCAGTTTCCTGCTCAAACTTTCTGCAGACCTGAAGGCGGCTAAATACGCAGGCACAGAGGTTCCTCAACTTCGGGGCAAGGATATCGCCCTCATCTTCGAGAAGAACTCCACGCGAACACGGGTCGGGTTCGAGGTAGCCGCTTTTGACCAGGGCGCCAGAGTCACCTACCTGGGGCCCACCGGTACACACATAGGCCACAAGGAGTCGGTCAAGGATACTGCCCGGGTACTAGGCCGTGTTTATGACGCCATAGAGTACCGGGGGTTCGGCCAGGCCGTGGTTGAAGAGCTGGCCCAATACGCCGGCGTGCCCGTCTACAACGGTCTGACCAACGAATTCCACCCCACCCAGATCCTGGCGGATTTCCTGACAATGCAGGAAAACGTCGAGAAACCGCTACGTGATACAGCTTTTGTGTTCATCGGCGACGCCGCCAACAACATGGGCGACAGCCTGCTGATCGGTGGTGCCAAGATGGGCATGGACGTGCGCCTGTGTGCGCCCAAAGCCTGCTGGCCAACTGACCAGATCCAGCAAGAAGCAGAGGCCATCGCCAAAGACACCGGTGCCAGGATCATGATCACCGATGATATCGATGCCGCAGTGGCAGGCGTGGATTTTGTCTATACGGATGTCTGGGTCTCCATGGGCGAACCCAAAGAGAAATGGGCGGAGCGGATCAAACTGCTGATGCCCTATCAGGTCAACGCGGCCCTGATGGAGAAGACCGGTAACGCCCGGGTTAGATTCATGCACTGCCTCCCGGCATTCCATAATACCGAGACCACTGTCGGCAAAGAGATACAGGCAGAGTTTGGCATCGACGCCATGGAAGTGACGGAAGATGTCTTCGAAAGTCCGGCCTCGATCGTTTTCGACCAGGCGGAAAACCGCATGCATACCATCAAGGCCGTACTCGTCGCCACGCTCGGCGCCTGAAAAGGAGGACACGCACATGCTCGTAGTAGCAGCCCTCGGGGGCAACGCCCTGTTACGCCGCGGCGAGCCCCTGACCGCCGAGGCTCAGCGCGCCAACGTAAAAATAGCCGCGCACGCGCTGGCCGATGTCATCCGTGCGGGCCACAAGCTGGTAATCACCCATGGGAACGGTCCCCAGGTCGGGTTGCTGGCGCTGCAGGGAGCAGCCTACAAACCGGACGAGGCATACCCGCTGGATGTGCTGGGGGCTGAAACCGAGGGCATGATTGGCTACATCATCGAGCAGGAACTGGAGAATGCCCTGGGTCATGACCGACCGGTAGCGACCCTGCTCACCCAGGTCCTGGTGGACAAGGACGACCCGGCGTTCCGCAAGCCGACCAAGTTTGTCGGGCCGGTGTACGAGAAGGCGGAAGCCGAGGCCCGGGCAGAGTCCGGCGGTTGGCAGATCGCGCAGGATGGCGACAAGTGGCGCCGCGTCGTCCCCTCGCCAAAACCCCTGGAAATCCCGGACGCTCGCGTACTCAAACTGCTGCTGGACCAGGACGTCATTGTGATCTGCGCGGGCGGCGGCGGCATCCCGATACTGCGCCGGGACGATGGCAGCATGGTCGGGGTCGAAGCCGTTATCGACAAGGACGCAGCCAGTGCCCTGCTAGCCCGTGAGCTGGGTGCCGACGCCCTGCTGCTGCTGACAGATGTGGATGCGATCTACCGGGACTTCGGCAAAGACTCGGCTGCACCCCTTCCGCAACTGACCGCCGCTGAAGCCCAGGCACTTGACCTGCCTGCGGGGTCCATGGGGCCCAAACTGGAAGCCGCCGCCGCTTTTGCTGCGAGCGGCGGCCTCAGTGGGATAGGCCGGCTGGAAGATGCGGTGGCCATTCTCGAGGGCTCGGCGGGCACCCGGGTCGTGAGCTGAGCTGGCGCTATTCGCGCACCACTACTTCAAAGCCGCCGTAGATCAATCGCTTACCGTCAAACGGCATCGGATTGGTATCGGGCTGCAGGCGGGGGTCCTCCATGATTCTGGGCATGGCCTGGTCCCGTACTTCGCGGGAAGGCCACTCCACCCAGGAGAAAATCACGGTCTCGTCGGGGCCGCATTTTACTGCCATGGGGAAGGACGTCACTTCTCCATCGGGAACATCGTTGCCCCAGCATTCCACAAACCTTAAAGCCCCGTGCTCCTTGAACACGACCGCCGCTTCGGTCGCGTGTTTAATGTACTGCGCTTTGTTGGCGTTGGGTACCGCAGCGACAAATCCATCTATGTAGCCGTCTGTATCAGGCATGGCGAATCTCCTTGTTCAGTCTTTGGGTGGTAGTTCCCGGTCTTTGGGTGGTAGTTCCCGCACGGGCCGGACTTCGATACTGCCGAAGCGCGCCGGCGGAATCCGACCCGCCAATTGCAGGGCTTCGTTCAGATCCTTGGCCTCCAGCAGGTAAAAGCCGGCCAGTTGTTCCTTGGTTTCCGCAAACGGTCCGTCTGTTAACAGCACTTCACCATCCCGCACCCGCACAGTGGTCGCTGTATCAATGGGTTGCAGGGGGGTGCCGGTGACATAGTTACCTTGGGCGGTCAGGCGTTCGACCCCGGCCACGCATTCCTGGTTGAGGTCGTGCCATTCCTGCTCGGTCATGGCGTTGATAATGCTCTCCTGGTAATACACCAGAGCGACATATTTCATGAGATTCTCCCTGCGGTGAATGGCCGCTGAATGAACGTTAATGGACTCGCTACAGGCACGCCTTGAGGTCGCAGCTGACCATCCAGTGCACGCCGAACCGGTCCGTCGGCATGCCGAAACGGTAGGCCCAGAAGGTCTGCTCGAAGGGCATGGTTACTGAGCCGCCTTCGGACAACCGTTGAAAGACCCGTTCCGCCTCTGTCACATCGTCATACTGCAGGTGGATATGAGCCCCCTGGGGTGGCTGATACTGGTCGCCTGGAGCGTCGGACGCCATCAGGCGGCGGCCTCTCAGGTTAAGCGAGGCGTGGGCGATCTGATCCTGCATCTCAGGGGGCATTTCTGCGGCCATCGGCGTTTCGCCGAAGGTGAGCATGGCCTCCAATTGCCCGCCGAAAACCTCTGCATAGAAACGCATCGCTTCGCGACAGTTACCCGGAAACGCCAGGTACACGTCCACCGCGGACGGAAGCCGATCCAGTGAGCGATGCTTCTCCAACGCCTCGCTGGGCTCGAAATCCTCCAGTGCGAAATACCGACGCAACTCCAGGGTGACATTGCCGTCCGCATCTTCGGGTGGCCATTGTTTTGCCCACGCGATGGCCTCTTCCAGTGAGTCCACTTCGAGTACGCTGTAACCGGCCAATAATTCGCTCGGCTGCGTGAACGGGCCATTTACGACCTTCGGCTCGCCACCGCGAAATTCGATGCGGCAGCCCTCGCGGCTGGGGCGCAGGCCGTCGCCCGTCACGAATACCCCCGCCTGCATCAGGCGCTCGTTATAGTCGGCCATCGCCTGCAGGAGCTGCTCTGATGGAAGCTCGCCGTTTTCGGTTTCCACATCTGCCTTGCGCATCAACATGTATTTCATCTTCGCGTCCTCTTCTGGGTGTTTTTATCAGTGAGTCGCGCGGAAACGATGAGATTCGACAGAAGCGGGCAATTTTTTTTCAGGAAAGGCTGGTCACTTGCTGCAGGCGACGTTCGAGGAAGCGCTGCTCGGGACCCTGGGTGGAAAGTGCCAAGGCTCTCTGGTAAGCCATGGCAGCGGCCTCCTGGTCGCCGGCCCGGCGGTGCAGATCCGCCCGGGCCGCGTGGAACAGGTGGTAATTGACGATTTCCTTGTGACCGGCCAATTCTTCCAATAAGCGCAGGCCATCGGCCGGAGTGTCGCGCATGGCCACGGCAACTGCCCGGTTGAGCGCGATTACGGCGGAACGCTCCTGCCGGTATAAGGCCTCGTACAGAAGGGCGATGCGAGCCCAGTCCGTGGCTGCTGCCGAGAGAGACCGGGCGTGAACAGCGGCAATGGAGGCCTGCAGCGTATAAGGGCCGGTGGGCGTGAGTGCCAGTGCCTGCTCCAGCCATTGCAGCCCTTCACGAATACCGTCTTTATCCCAGCGATTACGGTCCTGCTCCTCCAGAGTAATAAGCTCGCCGTTCTCGTCCTGCCGGGCATGTCGCCGGGAATGGTGTAAGAGCATCAGGGCGAGTAGCCCGAATACCTCACCCTGGGGCAGAAGCCGAGCTAGCTCCCGGTTCAGCCGGACAGCTTCGGTCGAAAGACTGACATCAAGGACCTGTTCACCACCGCTCTGGGAATAGCCTTCGTTGAAGACCAGATATATCACCCGCAGGACACCCGGCAAACGTTCCCCAAGCGCCTGCGCCTCGGGCACCTCGTAAGGGATAGCTGCATCACGGATCTTGCGCTTGGCCCGGACGATCCGTTGGGCCAGTGTGGTTGGTTTCTGCAGGAGTGCGCTGGCCACCTGCTCGGTCGTCAGCCCGCACATCTCCCGCAGCGTCAGCGCCACCCGGGCCACCATGTCGAGGCTGGGATGGCAGCAGGTGAACAGCAATCGCAGCTGATCGTCCTCGATACTCTGCTCGTCCGCCTCAAAAAACGCTTGCTCCGGCGCCTCGATCAGATGGGCATATTGTTGTGCCGTCTGCTTGCGTCGAATCTGGTCTATGCCCCGGCGATGCCCGGTACGAATCAGCCATGCCGCCGGATTGTCGGGCACGCCCTCCTTCGGCCACTGCCGTACCGCCGCGACAAAAGACTCCTGCATAGCCTCCTCGGCCAGGGAGAAATCACCGAGCAGCCGGATCAGCGTGGCCAAGACGCGGCGGGAGTGCTGCCGGTAGAGTTGGCCGATGGCCTGTTGTTTGGTCGGCATGAAGAGACATCCTCGTCCGAATCTCTGGGCTAGCCGTCACAGCGCGACAACACAGCCGATGACCTTCAGGAATGAAATCTAGCGCTTCGGAAAATACTTTGAAAGACTATTCACACGAGACCGGGGCTAACCACCACTACCTGGGGCGACGTTCTAAGCGCCTGTTAAGAAACAACGGTTACGGAATCGCCCCTCCTTTCGTAGGGTAAGTACTCATCGCCATTCGCGCTTAAAGAGCCTGAAAGCGCTGCTAGTTCTAAAGAGCACAAGTGCTGATTCACTGACGCAGAACGTCCAGTGGCACCGGAGCCTGGTGGGCTCCGGCACGCAATGGCTGGTGCCCTGGCTGCCAGCCCAGAAAATCGGGACATTTGTACGCTCAAATACGGGCGCCTGACTGGTATCGGGCGATACCAGGAAGTCAAAACTGCCGGACGAAAGGAGCATCGGCCCGAACTGTTGATCGTTTAAACTGGTATCACACCCCAATCCCTCGCCTTAACCCCCTGATATATCAATGCTTAGGCGCAGTTGCGGTAGTGCGCTCGTCCCGCGCCGCCATCCGGGCTCCGCCGCCAACAAAAGTAGCGAAACGCTACCTCCGTCACATTTTCGACAACAACCCAACGAGCTTACAGGTGTTCACCCAATGCCCCTCCCCGCGAAGGGGGCGATCAATTCTGCTTCTGCGTAAGCTCATCCACTCCGAAACAATAACAACGACGGAGGCCAATTATGGCTATCTCACCGTGGGTCACGTGGCCCGCACTGACAAAGTACGGCTCCTTGGGCGTAATAAGCGGTTTGCTGGTTCTGGCCAGCCAGCGCATAGAACTGCTCGAAAACAACATGTTCGACCTGGAGGACTGGGACAAAAAGAACGCAGAGATCGTCTGTGACGAACGCAGCCACACGGCGCGCACTGAAGACGGCACCTGTAACATCCTTGAAAACCCGGCAGAAGGTTCTGCGTTCGTGCGCTTCGGCCGCAACGTCAACCCGAACGTTGCCCACGCGGAAACCGAGCAGGACACGCTGCTTATTCCCAACCCGCGCGAAGTCAGTAACGTCCTGATGTCCCGTGGTGATGACTTCAAGCCCGCCACAACCCTCAACTTCATCGCAGCCTCCTGGATCCAGTTCATGGTCCACGACTGGTTCGACCACGGTCCCCGGGCCGAGGGCAACCCGATTGAGTTCGCCCTGCCCTCTGGCGACAAACTGGGCAGCGGCACCATGAGCGTGCGCCGGACCCAGCCCGATCCCAGCCGTACAGACGCCGACGGCAATATGATCGCGACCTATCAGAACATCAACACGCACTGGTGGGACGGCTCGCAGATCTACGGTAGCGACAAAGAAACCAACGACGAGATCCGGGCATTCAGCGGTGGCAAGTTGAAGCTCACTGATGCCGGAACACTGCCGACCGAGTTCATCAGCGGTAAGCCAGTAACGGGGTTCAACGAGAACTGGTGGGTTGGCCTGAGCATGATGCACCGGCTCTTTACCCTCGAGCACAATGCTATTGCTGACCGTCTGGCGCAAAGCTACCCGGACGCCTCCGACCAGTGGATCTATGACCGTGCGCGTCTGGTAAACGCGGCACTGATGGCCAAGATTCACACCGTTGAATGGACGCCCGCGATTCTTGCCAACCCGGTTCTGGAGCGTGCCATGTACGCAAACTGGTGGGGCCTTGGCGGTGACCAGGAAAACCGCGACTTCTTCCAGAAAGCGCTGGACGATCTGAACAACAACGTCAGCGGCGTCGGTAACCTGTTCCGCATGCTTGGCATCGATACCGACCTGGGCAACATGCCGCCGGGCACCATCGACCATGCGCTGGGCGGACTGGTCGGTGCACGCGAACCGAACGACTACGGCGTACCCTATACCCTGACCGAAGAGTTCGTGTCGGTTTACCGGATGCACCCGCTGCTGCGCGATGAGATCGAAGTCTACGACATCGGTAGCAATATCGTTGAGCAGGAAATCCCGCTGCCGGACACCCGCGACGGCAACGCCGAGGACTACCTCGACGACATTGGCGCAGATAAGCTGTGGTACTCCTTCGGCATCACCCATCCAGGTTCCCTGACCCTGGAAAACTACCCTGACTTCATGCGCGAGCTGTCCATGCCCATCGTTGGCGACATCGACATGGCGGCGATAGACGTCCTTCGTGACCGTGAGCGTGGGGTTCCCCGCTACAACGAGTTCCGTCGGGAAATCGGCCTGAAGCCGATCACCAAATTCGAAGACCTGACCGCTGATCCCGAGCTGCTGGCTAACCTCAAGCGTCTGTACAACAACGACATCGAAATGATCGATACGCTCGTTGGCCAGCTCGCTGAAGAAACCCGCCCTGACGGCTTCGGTTTTGGGGAAACGGCGTTCCAGATCTTTATCCTGAACGCGTCACGCCGACTGATGACTGACCGTTTCTTCACCACGGACTACGTGCCGGAGGTTTATACCCAGGAAGGTATCGACTGGGTGGAAGCCAACACCATGGTCGATGTTATTCGTCGTCATTATCCCAGCCTGAGCAGCAGCCTGGCCGGCATGGACAACGCGTTTCAGCCGTGGGGCCTGAATATGCCCGAGGCGTATGAAACCTGGTCAGCCGAACAGAAGCAGAACCATCTGTGGACTAACGGCGTCCTGCGCACCGAGTACCAGGATGGCCAGATGCCTGCGATTGATCCTGTCGACATCGGCGGCCTGATCAGCTCTGTGCTGTGGGATAAAGTAAATCGCGAATCAGATGTGGCGCCGGCCGGCTACGACAAGCCCATCCATGCCAACGGCGTAACCGCCAAAGTAGCGTTCCAGGCTGTCGGCGGCCACCCCTACACCGGCCTGTTCACAGGTGCCGACCACGGTATTCTTCGACTGTCGGTCACAGGTGATCCCAACGACCGCGGCTTTGCACCAGGTCTGGCGTTGAAGCTGTTCAACGACGGCAAGCGTTCGCAGAACATCTCAGCCCTGTACACGCTCTCCGGTCAGGACAGTAACCACAACTTCTTCGCCAACGAGATGTCGAACTACGTGTCTCCCGAGGCCAACGACACTCTGGGTAGCACGGTGTTGTTCTCACTGGTCACCACCAAGCCAACGCTGCTGATGGCCAATGATATCTCCGAAGTGAACCAGGATGGCACCAGTGTGGCTGACGCAGTTGCGCCGACACAGATCTACTTCGTTCCCAACGAAGAACTGAGAGCGGTGTTTGATGAGTCGCCCCACGATTTCCGGGACGACCTGCTGACACTGGGCGAAGGCACCAAACTCTACGATGTCTACGCCACCTCTGAAAACATCCGCTCCTCTATCTTCCCGAGCCGCAACCGTCGCCTTGCCGAAGAACGTCGCAACAGCGCCGTTAAAGTAGGGGAACTGACGACGACATCAGAAATGGTCGCGTCACAGTTCGGTGATTCTGGAATGTTCTTCAAGCACGAGCGTTACGAAGACCGCTAGCCAAGACCTGCGGGGTGCCCATATGGCTACCCCGCAACTCTATTTGTCCGCTCGCATTTAGCTCCCTTGCATTTAATTCCCTTGCACTCAATTCTTTTGCATTTTCCTCCCTTGCGTATTGCCGCTTTCCATTCGCCGCTTCGGGAAGGGCCTGCTTTGCCTGTACTGGCTGCTTTACCCAACCACCTTCTGGCCGAATTCGTGTATCCCATCTTGGGCAATGTCTCTGCCGGCAGCACCGGTTGTCTGGAATGCTCAGTGAGCAAAGACAGCTCCGACATTGCGCCGGTTTTGATACAAGTCCAGCGCTGTCGAGATAGCGATGCGCTCCAGGAGCCTGTCAGCGAAGCGCGGCTTCAAAGCTTTTCTAACAAAAGCCGTGCCTCTTCCCTGCGGCCCTCGTCAGCCCGCTCGCGGCCAGGACGCGCCGGCGCTTCGAGCGCTTTGTTCAGATAGACTCTGGCGCGATCCGGCTGTCCCTGATCAACCAGAAACTCTGCGAAGAAAAAGTTCGGATCAATACCGGCGGGGTTAATGTTCAGCGCTTTGCGCAGATAAGCTTCAGCTTTCTCGTCGTCACCGTACCCCAGCGGCCATCCCGGCACCTTATGATAGAGGCTACCGAGCGACGTGTAGGCTGAGCCCTGCAAAGCCAGCTTGTCGAGATCAAGCGCAGCTTCCAGTCGCCGGCGGGCTTTTTTCACCAGACCGAGGGCCCCGAATCCGCCCTTTGCACCTGCATAGGTGCTGAGGATGATCCCCTCCCAGATCAGTGGCTCTGCCCTGCCCGGAAAACGCGCCACCAGGTCGGCTGCGTCATCGGCCAGGGCTTCGAACGCTTTTTCCCGGTCATCTTCCGGCGTCTCATACTGAATCCTGGCCCAGCGTTGCTGGAGTTCCAGCAGATCCTCTTCAAGACCGACGGCTGACGCCGGCAGTGCCAGGAGCAAGGCAAAAAGTAGTGTTGCGATTCTCATTGGGTAGCTCCGGAGTCAAGGAAACGGCGGATAACCGGTAGCTGCTTCAGCATGGCTTTATCAACCAGCCGAGGCAGAAGGCTGTTGAGGACCACGAACAGTTTCTCCGGCCAGCCGAGAAAACGTCGCTTTTGCCCTTTTTTCATCGCCTTGAGAATTTGCCCGGCAACTGCTTCTGGCGCGTCCATAACGTTGCCGAGGGCTTTATTCATGGCATTGACCGCTTCCGGATTCATGGCTGTGGCGGTGGCACGGGGGGCGACATACATCACCTCAACCCCGGTATCGGCAAGCTCACGGCGCAAGGCCTCTGAGAAGCCCCGCAAGCCGAACTTGGTCGCGCAATAGGCGGTATAACCGGGAAAACCGATGCTGCCGAAAGTCGAACCCACGAAGACCAACGCGCCGGTGCCACGCTGGCTGAACCGGGGCGCAAAGTGTCGGGCCACGATAATAGCGCTGCGCAGATTGACAGCGATCTGCTCATCAATAGCGCGTACCGGGGCCTGACTGATCGAGGCAAAGTGATTACTGCCGGCGCAGTGAATCACGCCGTCGATCACCGGGAAGCGCTCGGACAGTCCGACCAACTGGTGATCGAGATCGTCGGCAGACAAGTCCAGTCGGACGGTCATTAT is part of the Hydrocarboniclastica marina genome and encodes:
- a CDS encoding RNA polymerase sigma factor; this encodes MPTKQQAIGQLYRQHSRRVLATLIRLLGDFSLAEEAMQESFVAAVRQWPKEGVPDNPAAWLIRTGHRRGIDQIRRKQTAQQYAHLIEAPEQAFFEADEQSIEDDQLRLLFTCCHPSLDMVARVALTLREMCGLTTEQVASALLQKPTTLAQRIVRAKRKIRDAAIPYEVPEAQALGERLPGVLRVIYLVFNEGYSQSGGEQVLDVSLSTEAVRLNRELARLLPQGEVFGLLALMLLHHSRRHARQDENGELITLEEQDRNRWDKDGIREGLQWLEQALALTPTGPYTLQASIAAVHARSLSAAATDWARIALLYEALYRQERSAVIALNRAVAVAMRDTPADGLRLLEELAGHKEIVNYHLFHAARADLHRRAGDQEAAAMAYQRALALSTQGPEQRFLERRLQQVTSLS
- a CDS encoding peroxidase family protein, producing MAISPWVTWPALTKYGSLGVISGLLVLASQRIELLENNMFDLEDWDKKNAEIVCDERSHTARTEDGTCNILENPAEGSAFVRFGRNVNPNVAHAETEQDTLLIPNPREVSNVLMSRGDDFKPATTLNFIAASWIQFMVHDWFDHGPRAEGNPIEFALPSGDKLGSGTMSVRRTQPDPSRTDADGNMIATYQNINTHWWDGSQIYGSDKETNDEIRAFSGGKLKLTDAGTLPTEFISGKPVTGFNENWWVGLSMMHRLFTLEHNAIADRLAQSYPDASDQWIYDRARLVNAALMAKIHTVEWTPAILANPVLERAMYANWWGLGGDQENRDFFQKALDDLNNNVSGVGNLFRMLGIDTDLGNMPPGTIDHALGGLVGAREPNDYGVPYTLTEEFVSVYRMHPLLRDEIEVYDIGSNIVEQEIPLPDTRDGNAEDYLDDIGADKLWYSFGITHPGSLTLENYPDFMRELSMPIVGDIDMAAIDVLRDRERGVPRYNEFRREIGLKPITKFEDLTADPELLANLKRLYNNDIEMIDTLVGQLAEETRPDGFGFGETAFQIFILNASRRLMTDRFFTTDYVPEVYTQEGIDWVEANTMVDVIRRHYPSLSSSLAGMDNAFQPWGLNMPEAYETWSAEQKQNHLWTNGVLRTEYQDGQMPAIDPVDIGGLISSVLWDKVNRESDVAPAGYDKPIHANGVTAKVAFQAVGGHPYTGLFTGADHGILRLSVTGDPNDRGFAPGLALKLFNDGKRSQNISALYTLSGQDSNHNFFANEMSNYVSPEANDTLGSTVLFSLVTTKPTLLMANDISEVNQDGTSVADAVAPTQIYFVPNEELRAVFDESPHDFRDDLLTLGEGTKLYDVYATSENIRSSIFPSRNRRLAEERRNSAVKVGELTTTSEMVASQFGDSGMFFKHERYEDR
- a CDS encoding tetratricopeptide repeat protein; the protein is MRIATLLFALLLALPASAVGLEEDLLELQQRWARIQYETPEDDREKAFEALADDAADLVARFPGRAEPLIWEGIILSTYAGAKGGFGALGLVKKARRRLEAALDLDKLALQGSAYTSLGSLYHKVPGWPLGYGDDEKAEAYLRKALNINPAGIDPNFFFAEFLVDQGQPDRARVYLNKALEAPARPGRERADEGRREEARLLLEKL
- a CDS encoding SDR family oxidoreductase; this translates as MQLRDRVFLLLGGTGGIGQALVEPLVQAGARLIIASRTIDEKPRVIAREETPGTIMTVRLDLSADDLDHQLVGLSERFPVIDGVIHCAGSNHFASISQAPVRAIDEQIAVNLRSAIIVARHFAPRFSQRGTGALVFVGSTFGSIGFPGYTAYCATKFGLRGFSEALRRELADTGVEVMYVAPRATATAMNPEAVNAMNKALGNVMDAPEAVAGQILKAMKKGQKRRFLGWPEKLFVVLNSLLPRLVDKAMLKQLPVIRRFLDSGATQ